In Streptomyces sp. SID8374, one genomic interval encodes:
- a CDS encoding MFS transporter has translation MTDAGRTDRGLRLGRASLALSFGVQGVAFALLVTRIPALQDQYGISDGLLPAFLAAVPILAGAGSVLTEKVVARVRPGVVLRWAQPLVLLSLLGVGAGRQLWHIAVALGVFGLAVGALDASMNMMGVSLQRAYGRSIMLGFHAAYSLGGVAGASLAWVGARWELSLFVSYLPVVAVLLPAALLGSRWYTEGRSPDPGGGEASKAPGGSLSFKLLLPLCLVMCFAYIGDSTVSNWSAKYLQDVLGSSEQMSTLPYNVYMVTTLLGRAVGDLGVRRFGAVAVVRGGSLLAAGGFAVVAGAPGAWVGMAGFTMLGLGLCVIVPQTFAAAGRLFPGNSDAAVARLNIFNYVGFLVGSPLVGVLGDAWSYRGAMLVPMVLVLATLVYARSFASEPARYGGGHERPHTADVG, from the coding sequence ATGACAGACGCGGGCAGGACCGATCGGGGCTTGCGGCTCGGCAGGGCTTCACTGGCGCTCAGCTTCGGCGTCCAGGGGGTGGCGTTCGCGCTCCTCGTGACGCGTATCCCCGCCCTTCAGGACCAGTACGGGATATCCGACGGGCTGCTGCCCGCCTTCCTGGCCGCTGTCCCGATCCTGGCGGGCGCCGGCAGCGTACTCACCGAGAAGGTGGTCGCGCGGGTGCGGCCCGGTGTCGTCCTGCGGTGGGCGCAGCCCCTCGTCCTGCTCTCCCTGCTCGGGGTGGGCGCCGGGCGCCAGCTCTGGCACATCGCCGTGGCGCTCGGGGTCTTCGGGCTGGCGGTCGGGGCGCTGGACGCCTCGATGAACATGATGGGCGTCAGCCTTCAGCGGGCGTACGGGCGCTCCATCATGCTCGGGTTCCACGCCGCGTACAGCCTCGGGGGGGTCGCCGGGGCGTCGCTGGCGTGGGTCGGGGCGCGGTGGGAGCTGTCGTTGTTCGTGTCCTACCTCCCGGTGGTGGCGGTTCTGCTGCCTGCCGCGCTCCTCGGCAGCCGGTGGTACACGGAGGGGCGGAGTCCGGACCCGGGCGGCGGCGAGGCATCGAAGGCTCCCGGCGGCTCCCTCTCGTTCAAGCTGCTGCTGCCGCTCTGTCTGGTGATGTGTTTCGCGTACATCGGTGACTCGACGGTCTCCAACTGGAGTGCCAAGTACCTCCAGGACGTGCTCGGCAGCTCGGAGCAGATGTCGACCCTTCCGTACAACGTCTACATGGTGACGACGCTGCTGGGGCGGGCCGTCGGGGACCTCGGGGTGCGGCGGTTCGGGGCGGTGGCCGTGGTGCGGGGCGGGAGTCTGCTGGCGGCCGGCGGGTTCGCGGTGGTGGCGGGGGCGCCGGGGGCCTGGGTGGGGATGGCCGGATTCACCATGCTGGGGCTCGGGCTCTGTGTGATCGTGCCGCAGACTTTCGCGGCGGCCGGGCGGCTGTTCCCGGGGAACAGTGATGCCGCCGTGGCCCGGCTCAATATCTTCAACTATGTCGGGTTCCTGGTGGGTTCGCCGCTGGTCGGGGTTCTGGGCGATGCGTGGAGTTACCGGGGCGCCATGCTCGTACCGATGGTTCTGGTGCTGGCGACGCTCGTGTATGCCCGCTCGTTCGCGTCGGAGCCCGCCCGATACGGTGGCGGGCATGAGCGGCCGCACACAGCTGATGTGGGATGA
- a CDS encoding HAD family hydrolase: protein MRYELVIFDNDGVLVDSEPIANTILAGYLTELGHPTSYEESLRDYMGAAVHRVHDLVEERGGEKLPADFEDTLHARTFAAFQQELVAVDGAEELLGKLVADGVDYCVASSGSHEKIRVGHRRTGLDQWFEEEWIFSSEDVGRGKPAPDLFLHAAARMGVAPERCVVIEDSPLGVEAARAAGMDVYGFTSMMPADRLTGVTGHFSDMAQLPELLA from the coding sequence ATGCGCTACGAACTGGTCATCTTCGACAACGATGGTGTGCTCGTCGACAGTGAGCCGATCGCCAACACCATCCTCGCCGGCTACCTCACCGAGCTCGGTCACCCCACCTCGTACGAGGAGTCCCTCCGCGACTACATGGGGGCCGCCGTGCACCGGGTGCACGACCTCGTCGAGGAGCGGGGTGGCGAGAAGCTTCCTGCGGACTTCGAGGACACCCTCCACGCCCGTACCTTTGCCGCTTTCCAGCAGGAGCTGGTGGCGGTGGACGGGGCCGAGGAGCTGCTCGGCAAGCTCGTCGCCGACGGGGTCGACTACTGCGTCGCCTCCTCCGGGAGCCACGAGAAGATCCGCGTCGGGCACCGCAGGACCGGACTCGACCAGTGGTTCGAGGAGGAGTGGATCTTCAGCTCGGAGGACGTCGGGCGGGGCAAGCCGGCGCCGGACCTGTTCCTGCACGCCGCCGCGCGGATGGGCGTCGCGCCGGAGCGGTGCGTCGTCATCGAGGACAGCCCGCTCGGGGTCGAGGCGGCCCGGGCCGCGGGGATGGACGTGTACGGGTTCACGTCGATGATGCCCGCCGACCGGCTGACCGGGGTGACCGGGCACTTCTCGGACATGGCCCAACTCCCGGAACTGCTCGCCTGA